The Bacillus rossius redtenbacheri isolate Brsri chromosome 5, Brsri_v3, whole genome shotgun sequence region TTTATACAGATGCTGTCTTTTCTTAAAATTTGACTGTTGATTGCGACTCACATAGTTTAAACAACATACAAGAACTACTAATTATATTAaggaaaaaatacttttataacaGAAGTAATATAGTcttacagaaatttatttttatttaaatgttccttttagttttataaaatattttaaggttgATGTTTATTATTCCATTTATACCTTAATAGAACCAGACTTCAAAGTGAGGCTGACCCCTACTTTCGGATGTCACCTccgccaaaaataaaaaattaaaaaaaaattcatctacATCAGAATCATTTTCACTAACTTGTTTTTCTATATCCTTTGCCACTCGCATGTTTCTGAATTTTTGAAGTCAAGAGGTTTACCGGTCAAAGCAGTGCTTTTCTTAGATAATGCACCGTCTCATCCAAATGAAAACGAGTTGAAATCAGCAGATGGAAACATTTTTGTATCCTATTTGCCTCCAAATGTGACTGCGCTCATTCAGCCAATGAATCAAGGTGTAATTGTAACATTAAAGAGGCATTACCGACGAGAACTATCAAAATTACTGCTGGAGGAAGATAGGGCAATGGTTCAGTTTTGGAAAAACATGAACTTAATGGAAGCAATTTATCTTGTTTTTAAGGCGTGGGGAATGGTCTCGAAAGTAAACATAGTCAGATCTTGGAGGAAGTTGTATTGTGACATTGAAGGTTCAGCTGATAACTTTCACAGCTTTTAAAAAGAAGACATTGAGACGGAAAGCTTTGCTGAGTCGCTTCAATCGACTATAAAAAACAATGAGCAATTTGCTCATGTTCATAAAGAAAACATAGAGGAATGGCTACAAACTGACGTCTTGCTTCCTGGGTATGAAATTAAAAGTGATGATGACATTGTCAGTTCGAACACATGCGCGGCCGCCGATGTCAGTTCAAGTGATGAGGGTGACTGGGAAGATTTGACTCCAGCAAAACGTGTGAATCTGCAAACTGCATTAGTCAACAGAAACACTTTTACAGTTTATGGAACAGGAAGaagatacagtgaaacctctatttaacaaatctcaagggaccaaaatttgttgtgtttgttgtaaaggggtttgttaaatggaggtttcgcacaatatatttctagtcatcataaaggttcacataaatggctagaactgtctttctgactttaatacgatatgaggaattaaccatgaaaaagtacatagaatacacttgtttaatggccaaccatttgatgcttggaaattatttattcccatccccagtgcttaCTGGCGTGCCTTTTCTTGTAAAATCGGCCCAGAGACGTTGACGTTGGATGCCCTAGCCTCTATTAAccagtcaaaaagtatcttgtccaaatcatcattcTTACATACtcacacgttttcgatttgtccttaccagagaagcgttgttttcgatctgttcctggttggataatatggtcgaaagtgtagacgccgggatgttgaaacgtttagctatatcactttttttcccaccttcatcaactgcatttaacatttctaattttattttaacgtcaatctgtcgccactttttaggattagaattcattttacagtagtaacgTGTTGATATCCGTAACTatgtttggaaataaataaacagtgaAAGCTAAAAAAACGGAAATTTaactacaccatagttaaaaatatttgcgtgtgcgcatctttaaccatagaaacgcaaaatatactagttcgttttgccagagcgatggtacgagaggtttccgccactagcgctaaatgttcccgccattttgaacaaagtgtagcatgtatacacgacgtctgttatccatgatgctttgtttatttattttcttccgcgatggtgcatattattttaaggttatacacacgtatttttaagcagtgaatgcaaaaaaattagtggatgtcttgtaggagatgtttagttttgtgtgtttttcaaaagcggcagttcgttgtaaagggaatttcactatttcggaacaaataaaattcggtatttagaggttaaaacagcattgatcttatggcggttcggcgggaccaaaattttatttcgttgcatggggtttttgttaaataaaatattcgttaatggaggttttactgtagtgaGTTCTCAGATATTCAAACATTAAGAAAAGTAAGTTTAAACATCAAACGAAAAATAAACAAGTCACGACAGAAAAAAGTAACAGACTTCTTTAAAAAAACTGTACGAGACTTAacatattttccttaaaatgcttaaaatgtgttcaaagttCTAAACATCTAGTTTTATAATGTTCTTAAGATAACTTTTGTAAAAGTTTGTACCGAATTCCTTTGTTTTAAATTGCAAACCACTCCACTTCAACTCCGCACTGTGAATGTGAGTCACGCTGTAGGCGCCAGTAAATCATTCTTCTTGGTGACAGTGACGACAGTAGTGACAAAAATAGTGATTCAAGTCTGGAAgggatagcaccactgccagatagtgattaggtgagtatcaaatcgtaacactatcatattgttgtcttacgttacggtgctattttatcgattattcaaaaaataaacatggttAGCTTTTGTGTCCTGAACGGTAACGGCACCATTTTcttgttatattacttctcccttattttattagcaccgactgtactgaagtgtgtgtttTGCAACGAGTGCTTgacacgcaagataaattcagcctctcacttgctgacgcggcgcagtgatacgacggtatttgtttatttcaaaactcggCTAAGAGTGAACAGAGAATAGATGTaatgacccctcacggttccagagattagggtcgttatagagaggtggtcgttatacgatttccgacccatctgcaaccctatttcataataggccgtttttgcaccaattccacgttcagcaatctaaaaataaaaaaatctaacatttaaaattcatataaataaagggggataaaaacacagtgaattatacgagacagagacaccgtttcaaaaccatatctcgaaaaaaattttaaaggcagtcgttctgtaaaacaataacctgCCCGaaggtgttactgacaacagagcaatgagtgaagtgtggcagcgtcgcttacgagCGATGAAAAgtatgcgtgaccttggcagctatcagctgtcttgggccctcggactggccgGGCGGCTAGCCACACACCTCAGTGCAAAAACGACTCGCTACCCACGTCTCCGCACatgaaagacttaaaaaccacttcTGTCCAGCACTAAGCAGCCCGCTTATATGTCAACAatgcacacgcacacaaagcatgtgtatatttatatgtaatctccgaatgtctacagatggctgtctgtgggctaatgacctttgaggcaagcatgactcggctaactgcgattttcgattatccgactcactcgtccccttcattaacacggataatcggggttctactgtatttagatGTTACATGTGACAGGGCAACATACAATTGGCTGTATGAAAAGCATTGAGTGGTTAAGTTAATTCCAGCAACTTTTAAAGTTTGATCTTGTGCTTTATTAATATTCATCCCAAAttctaatttaattgtaaattggAGCAGTTTGAACTGAGAAGGAAATTCTGAGGGTATCATCTGTATTCTTGGTATCAGAACAGTTTCACCAGTTTCGTAGCCAGTTATTATTTCACATTCAATCAAAACATTTCTTAAATTAACTATTTTGAGTCTTGTACTGTTGCTTAGTTTAGGTGggttaaaattttgtagtaatataataggtgaacatacttttaatattaatttgtgaGGAGGAATTTCGTGAGGCatcaaagaattaaaaaattcaaatgtataATGTACTGCCTCCCTATCCACGACTGTGTCAACTGAGTAGTATATTTGTGATGatgctttaatatttaaaagaatcaAATCATTTTACTAACTTGCTCATTTGTAGGTGATAGTATAGCCCAGGGTTGCCGTTTTTACgaattttatccgttttcactgATATGTATTTTGGAGTTACACCGGATTAACGAATAAGCACTTCGAATCACTGATATTTTAATTGACGAAcgcacaaacataaatatttacttactgctCCCGCTTCACTTCATAGATAACATGTCATCAAGAGACACTTCACTTTGCTACGTCGTTTCAGTTTTTCTAAGATAAACAATTCACGCTCTACCTTTTATGTCtggaagcatttttttatttcacggatgaaaGTATACCGTGCATCGTAATATCTATGACAGTTGTTTTAGACACCGTATTCTGTTTCTCTCTTCTGCGTGATGGTGCGTTCGTGCGTGTAACGGAACACGCCCAGTAATATTTGTGCGAAGTGATATCTGTGACGGTGTTTTTACAGTCTGTGTTGTTATACCATGCAATCATGATTTCTATGATGGAAACAgtttgttgttaattttaaagaaattgttACGTACAAAAAATTCGGCTTGCATCTTTGTGGGGATTGTAATTGAAAGAAATGGAAAGAAAATGCAAGGCATCTCCAGATCAAACGCTGTATAAACAACGATATAAACGTGAGTGGGAAGAATGAAAGTGGCTGAAACCCGGTAAAACGGTCGCTGTTGTTTAGAAATGCCAATGTTGAATGCATTGTTGCACTGCCACAATAGAACAAAAAATTtggggctagaattcaaacccaCTGAGCTGAGAAAAAAAGCTAGGAACCTGAAGAAGTCAAGCAGTTGGAGTGTTCAGGCAAGAAATGCCTGCAAATATGTCATAgtctgtgtgtatatttttaaagtgatttttgtgAGAACCTCATACTGGTACTTAACTCTTCACATGTAAACTTATCcgtttttgaagtgacaacgtctaataaatcgatgaacgctggctgcacgcacgaaaaagtgtcccactacggatgtcccactacgtatgtgtcctgtttgctcattgtacgcatgcgtggcatctctcttccactcgattggaacaaccatcgatttgacttttcaatcatattttcgtcatttgaattattaatattatgtaatttaacgattgtccaccaattttcagcccaataggtacagttatttaaaagtaatgttgaatattcaaatacgttttgaaccaacaatggtgttgtacagttacacataataattcaaattacacccgtgatattttgcacaatgttttaaaaaatattgtaacacattataaataagtttggtgtatttggcatgcgtatttgttataaaattgtgttataaaaacgaaataatattattcccctactgtgaacaaaatttttataaactgtatataccatctgaaactatATTTCAAGCATGACCTCGTGGCCTGGCGGTCAGCACCGCTAACTTCCAATcaaaaggttgtcggttcgaaacccggcagctgcggaatttttttttgtacttgtaaaaataaatacagcgcacgcaacatttcaaaagtaataaatatatttgaattaatgaatgcaaataaaagtaaatttattaattaaattgtacatttcatttcactcctttgtatccatacaaaatagtgataattcaataaaaatgatttaatgttattcataaaagtatgcagaggtagattttatcatacaaaagatagaaaaattaaaaaaaaaatttcttcctcaaagaatataatatttttaatgcctaactggtttggttgcaaaaacctattacggctcagtctcagaccgaatatatttccttttcttctggatcaatcatttcatcaatgttttgttatgacgttgtcacgttaaactatcgtccgtaaaccgactttacagacaaccaattttttatctacattcattattattattattattttaattaggtTTATGCAACTGGAATGAAGGAAAAGctatttttgaagaaatatgcttataatactttgttttctcctgtgtcttagctgtaaaaaaaatttggcgTGAATGAAAAACCTGTTTACAGATATTTTCTTCTTACAGGATTTTTTATAGTCTAATACAGGATTTTAACCATTCTTGGTGGCATCCCTGGGTCagaggttattttttatttttggccaATACAGATTACATGTCATTGTAATAAAGAGGCCAGGTTTTCCATAATTTGTCACGTATGTCATTGCATcttgtatcttttcttgtatatACCTTGGTCCTCCAGTAAACGATGATGGCAGTATTATAATTTGCCCAAGAATATCGCTATGTTCATTGAATGCAAAGCGTCCTCTAAATGAACATAATTTTCAGCACGTAATTTTGTTTGTAACGTATAAATGCCAAATATTCCAATACAATTTTAGCATATTGAGCTACCACatattaagaggccgtgtcagtaaatgtttatttccaatattctgccctagaagttctctcttttaacagtgagatttagtggcttattcaaccgaaggaactgtagccgcagcgcgtgataaaactactatacccttatcacaggattagtgggaaggttgacagctccacttactcgacgaaaaatgtatctggttcctcgacaatctgagaggatgacaatctgaccggcggctcactaggaaattgcggatgcagggattcagaatcaagaaacctcacttatacaactataGTATGAGtcaaatctaaaaattttaatactttaaacgtatcggaatacaattaatcttcaaacatatggtaattattctttatctggatgtaatattccgtgaaaaataatgttagttgacattaaaaagtatacgaaattcatcatgtaacgttttaaaaggataacataaattcatatgcttagatattgcatatgcattacacacaatccaaatacaatctcacttaagtcaggctaattttttacaatgcaccatcatacagtttaacagaggtaggagaacctcttatcgactttgtttcaaagaatttaaatttacaaatattactatttatcttattacgatatgtacctttatgaatacaattttacaaaaaaaatattgaattgattacattacactttaacattacacaaaactaaaacacaaacaaaacctaattttatatattgctgtagcatattagaaagACGAAATAACttacaagactaacattaagagggctgcattacaaatttactttacagaggagaaaatatcctttTAAGATAtgtcattacctcattgattacataatactgccgttgatgtgatcgtagatataaagtattgaaaaaatatattccattatgtttatttagaaaacgttattgcttatagatgctcattatttaaataataaagattcttttacttttatgtactgaacaaacaaactacttataagttaataagaataagcttagttgagtaacatcttccatttgtattgaattcaatgtacatatcgaaaatcatgcacaatgaatgcaactgattgaattcaataaatatttgatattgtgaaacggccataatggtgatgtagataattatagatgctcacatgcatcgtgagagtccgtataaagcctattacaattctataagtatacattaaaatacttttaaaatatacatgtgtaatataattaaaacttgtttaagtaagatcatcacaaaaaatgaaaatcattcaacagtaagttatgttttataagattttaacaaaacacacataccataatagaatattaatcatgccacataattcaacacaaaatactcaTTCCAGTAGGTGCTACGTAAAAattacttctatttttatgctaataactttgcattgttttatatacctatatcattatttctaacttttaatattctctacacattaactgaaattaattatttacagagtcttagcgaatgttggtctgtaccacatacagttcgtacgatatctctacgtgaaacacatacagttcattattagtaatttcaattatatttccatcaaaataatgaaattagtatagggcctaggttgttcactgttaattgagtacttctgaattattttcattgtgagttaacatacataccaaatgccattattccagtaaagttacaaagaagacaacaagataatataagtatgtaggtatgtagtaccatattttaaacccctattaaatgaataataactcaatctctattctggactattaagtaataatttttattactgttatttgtaacttaaataaaatcgcaactaacaaattagtaaaatatataattacgtgcgatatagtgtgacgtttgtacttggacggcaaacgaatataataaaatgtctatgacaatgttaactttactcattattatggaagaaacaaaatgggcagataagcatattctacgctgacatttaaaaatgctcaattcaaaatgaacattccctagcaagaaaatttattttatatcaccacaaaaaatcaaactgtgGCGTAGCCTAATTCATAACATCCTTCGTACAGATTTCTTGGTCTGCTTTTCTGCGCAAGAAGTTTTCCTTTTCTCCTCTTTTTCTTTAATAGCTTGAAGGATGTAAATTGGGTTCCTAATGGGCATCGAGCGGGTATGCCTGGGGTCTACTAATTCTGGAAGCATACAATCCATATAAAAAGACATAAGTTTTTCTTTCATCTGAAAATTCCAGAAATTATCGTCTCgataaattttttctatttttgagcCCAATGGAGTCCACAGacaaaaaatacagtacaatttccTGGTAACATGAAGCTGACCCTGAACTTGATAGTAATAAGCATGCTTCTTGTTGATAACACAACATGTGTTTTATCCTTTACATTCCAGAATGTGAATTTTCTAGATAGTATAGCATCGTCAGGAGAAATTTCTTTTGCTGACGATGGACACTTAACTTCAACAAGGCCATCAGAGTCAACAGTTCCATCCGGGGTTGCACCTAAAAATGAATGTTCTGGGTCTACAAATAGTCCACATGGTTTGATTTTGACTGAAAGTATTTTCTCAACTTCTTGAATGGCGTTCATTTCATTTTCTCTTCCCCACAACATGGCATCGGTGTCGAAATTTCCATACAACATACTGACAACAAGTTTGTCGCATGGTGTATAAGGAAGTCGTCTGCAAACTGATCCAAAATTAGAAGCTGTAAGCAATTTCCGACGCACTTCTTTCCATCGCCCACTGTCTCTTTGTAGTAGAGTACCTCTTTCCAACTCTTCACGTTGCTCTGCAGTTGCAGGTAGATTCTTTAGAAACATTGACTTTGCCTCTTCGTAGTCGTCAACTGTCAAGTCAGGCTTCTGCGCACATGGTCCGTAATGCTTATCTTGTGAAGAAATAACTTTTAAGCTAATTGTCTTTCTTTTCTTTGCATTATTTCGGGGTATTTCCAATACTGCTTTCCTtttgttttcaagtcttttcaCGTACTTTCCAGGGCTTCTTTCATACATTGTTTTGTGAAGTTTGTAGATAGGAGTATTTGTGTTGTAAGATACGACTGCAGCGTAATTTCTTGCAGAGTAAGCTCTCTTCAGGCAAAAATTCACACGTTTGCCGCCGATGAATTTTGCAACAATCGAGTTAAATTGTTCAACAGAATTGCTGTCCACATCTTTCAAGAGACTTCGTGCATTTCGCAGTATACAGTGACTTACAACATCTTCTATGGTATGCAAAATTCCGCTTTCTTCTAAAAGTGGAACAAAATTGATTTCATTATTCTTGGCTCCATTACAAAAATATTCTGAGCACTCGGAATGTTCACCAAATACATGCTTGGGTCCGTTTTTGAGGTCTTTTCGCAGGCCTACTATTTTTTCGTATTCACTGACATTTTCATTCTGCCAATGACGTACAGCTCCTTTCACGGCACCTCTCATTCTTAAAATATTTGACCCCAGTGCTTTTCTCAGAGATATGTTTTTCAAAGAACTGTTTGTTGTGATGTCTTTTAGTTTGTTacagtaatttcttaaaatatggttgcgacacTCTATTTTGTTAACAGTCAAATTTCCATAAGGTCTTGCAGTCACAATGCTATTATAAACACTGCAGTCACCATCTGCAATAAGCGTCCCATATTTCACTCCATACATTTCCACACTTGCTTTAAAACCCTCCAATATAATATCTGCTTCCATACTGCTGGAGCTTCCTGaccaatttttgtaacaaatgtgTTCTTTAACTTCTACGCCCATAGCTGCTGCTCGAGCGCACATTGTACAATATTTGTTTCACACACTGATAAACAAAACTTTTCGTGTGTAAAATCCGATGATGGCAGCAACTCCTGAGAGCGAACTATAATTGCTGTTTTTGTATGACCTTTTAGACCACTGACCATCGGCAATGACTGTCAAAACTGGGAATCCATCTTCGTCGACATCGCCTCGTTCCACAGCTAACTGTGCTTCTCGTTGAACTGCAATTCCCATTtcttttattgcagttttttccCAGCCATCACTCACTTTGTCATGATATTTAGCATACGTGTTTGCGGACATTGTTGGTATATCCATGGCAGCAGTGAGTTCTTCCAACTGCCTGTGTCCAATGCCAATACAGACTGATCCCGTTACAGCAGCTGTATTTATGTCCATAGAATCACTTTTTGGGTTTTCTGTGTGTAGAGTATCTTGAAAGTTGCACATGTTACATTTCACACTGAAAATTGAATTGAGACCTCTTCTTGCTTCATTTGTGATAACTAAGTTTTGTATGCCACATCCTAGTGGTCCAtgattacacaaaacttttagtctgttaaaaaaataatcaatgtcAGTTATCCTTCTTCCAGATATTACAAACGACGCTTCAGTATCCACATTGCTACCATCTGGGGTAACTTGTTGCTGTTCCGACTGACACTTATTAGTGGAACACGATGCTGCTAGAACTTTCTGTTGTTCAGGtgttttttcagaaaaattagttGACTGCTGATACTTTTCTGGTGACTTTCGTAAAATACCAGAGAAGCAAGTCTCGGTGCTGTCCCTTTCTTGGAGTCTGAAAAACAAACAGACATGACTcttcaaaagcaaaaaaaaaaataataataataaaggaaCAATGTATTTAGACATAACATTTCTGCTGCACATAAATCTGTAAATTAGGCATCGATATACTTTAAAGCCtgtaatataaaaaacaattaaaattactgCTAGCACAAGAAGTTATTGctagtgaaatataaaatatcctAAGCCCGATTTTTCAAACTAATTAATTTTCGCATTTATGCTGGCAGGTTGTTGCAATAGTTTACTTCTGAACTAAACCTGAACCTATGTCTTAGAAACAATGTGTCTAAGGGTAATTTTTAACTGTCCCAGATAGTCACACACGTCAGATGGCATATCAatgtaaaaaaactgttttatacatgcaataatGCTGTCGCAAAACCATTAGCCAAGtttctatataaaaattatttttacttttctttttgtaGAGTGATATAAGTAGACCGTCTCTTCAGTATCATGCacatcagtttatgtatttttcatttttaaaattgaatttgacATTTCTTATAAATTATGCTTGacgtaacataatttttttgtttagtatttaAGTACCTGCTGTTAACATaattcttgtaaaaaatatatccaatttattctttgatattttagatatttggGATGCAGATTGTTTCAATAGAATTTTGCAATTtacactgtaaatatatatatttttaatatagttatttTGTCAAACATCCTTTTACCTATATGTGTTATTCAGGATTCCCACTACATTTCATAAAGAAAGACAGTGATTAATTATGAAAACACTGACTACTCGATAATATAAACTCAGTATTtacaaatgttatattttattttcgtaattgactgttgtgctgaatgtgACTAATTCATTCGCCATGCCACtgcaatattattgaaaacacaCGATTTGCCTTCAAACAAAATAGTCTTCACGAATGCTTCTGCAGACGTAGCATGACAATCAGCATTTTGGAAGCTGTCGGATGTAATTTAGCAATATACCAGTCATAatcttacaataaataaattttgtatcttaTATTTCATCATATCGTTTAGTTGAGATACGATGTGGCGTTACAAAATCATTGAAACTGTTACAGGACTAGCACTTTTTGCTGTCAATGATTCAGTTTCCTCAGTTTTAggattttgttaatataattaGGAAAATGTATGGCACACATCATATCTATTCATTTCGATGTACAACAAAACTTTTGTGATATATATGTTGAAAGTAAAAGACAAAATGAGTGGGGAACAAGGTGGCACATTCGCATTTTGGATGTGATAGTGATCTCAACATAGAAATTTTGAAGCTATTCACCACGTAGTGTTTTATTGTTTCAATGTAATGAACTATAATAAATGAGATGTCGGAATTCatccattaaaataattacaccaTGTCATCATTTggccaaataaaattttcaatttgatcATTCAGTATGGTGGTGCTATGCATGTTCAACAAAATAAATGCTAAATTAACGAAATAACAAAATTAACGCTCACTTCAAACACTCACACACTAGGATGGAACTCCGAATTGTGTCAGTGACAATAAAATAAGAGGCagtatacatattatattttatttgttgccTGTCGTTCCTAACCTTGTTTCTTAGCCATTTCATTATCTTCAAATATAACATGATAAAACTGCAATTATAACACCAACAGAGCCTAAACTAATTGAACGTTGGATTATTGTGGTCAAGGGAAGATGTAAAGCAATTTCTCATGATAATAAACCTAGAGGGTAAAACTGTTCTCAGCACTGGCATTCTGCACACGACGTTACTTTATGGATAtagcttttaatttaatttgtacaagTTTTGTGCGATCTCTTGATTATCTTTAATGTTCTTAGCTGATGTTGACAATTTACTATCTATTAATGTtaatatggtaaaaaaacttacttaaatttTTCCTTGCTTCTCCATTTCTGCAAACTTTCCCCtttgtttttctttcttctagttgaaaTAAACACCCCACTCTTGCTTGATAAACAACGGTTTTTCCCTGTATAAAAAAACACCATGATtttatttcttcccgatgacaaacaaaaatgttgtatggtcgcgaataatacattcgtatggcgtcacatcagcggaatattctcttgacataaatgtgtgaagactgtggcacttgtggagaagtaaaccttcgctctaacacaaaaacaaatgaacgaacagcttttttttttatgggatgtgcaatcggagacccctggggtggttgaagagtgtcaggttgtcgccagaccagatagtaaaagctcaggggctgaggatgaAAAAGGCCTTTCTCCAAATTataaagtataaatgttgtcatgtaatagttaaagacttgattacacccaggtttttaaaccc contains the following coding sequences:
- the LOC134531760 gene encoding uncharacterized protein LOC134531760 isoform X3; protein product: MCARAAAMGVEVKEHICYKNWSGSSSSMEADIILEGFKASVEMYGVKYGTLIADGDCSVYNSIVTARPYGNLTVNKIECRNHILRNYCNKLKDITTNSSLKNISLRKALGSNILRMRGAVKGAVRHWQNENVSEYEKIVGLRKDLKNGPKHVFGEHSECSEYFCNGAKNNEINFVPLLEESGILHTIEDVVSHCILRNARSLLKDVDSNSVEQFNSIVAKFIGGKRVNFCLKRAYSARNYAAVVSYNTNTPIYKLHKTMYERSPGKYVKRLENKRKAVLEIPRNNAKKRKTISLKVISSQDKHYGPCAQKPDLTVDDYEEAKSMFLKNLPATAEQREELERGTLLQRDSGRWKEVRRKLLTASNFGSVCRRLPYTPCDKLVVSMLYGNFDTDAMLWGRENEMNAIQEVEKILSVKIKPCGLFVDPEHSFLGATPDGTVDSDGLVEVKCPSSAKEISPDDAILSRKFTFWNVKDKTHVVLSTRSMLITIKFRVSFMLPGNCTVFFVCGLHWAQK
- the LOC134531760 gene encoding uncharacterized protein LOC134531760 isoform X6 — translated: MLSTQHQGLATGHTNWKCHFLWPPTQPTEMMPGVKKKRDLWFRLQERDSTETCFSGILRKSPEKYQQSTNFSEKTPEQQKVLAASCSTNKCQSEQQQVTPDGSNVDTEASFVISGRRITDIDYFFNRLKVLCNHGPLGCGIQNLVITNEARRGLNSIFSVKCNMCNFQDTLHTENPKSDSMDINTAAVTGSVCIGIGHRQLEELTAAMDIPTMSANTYAKYHDKVSDGWEKTAIKEMGIAVQREAQLAVERGDVDEDGFPVLTVIADGQWSKRSYKNSNYSSLSGVAAIIGFYTRKVLFISV
- the LOC134531760 gene encoding uncharacterized protein LOC134531760 isoform X4, which gives rise to MQDCHLVNRPTTCECHFSRATGHTNWKCHFLWPPTQPTEMMPGVKKKRDLWFRLQERDSTETCFSGILRKSPEKYQQSTNFSEKTPEQQKVLAASCSTNKCQSEQQQVTPDGSNVDTEASFVISGRRITDIDYFFNRLKVLCNHGPLGCGIQNLVITNEARRGLNSIFSVKCNMCNFQDTLHTENPKSDSMDINTAAVTGSVCIGIGHRQLEELTAAMDIPTMSANTYAKYHDKVSDGWEKTAIKEMGIAVQREAQLAVERGDVDEDGFPVLTVIADGQWSKRSYKNSNYSSLSGVAAIIGFYTRKVLFISV
- the LOC134531760 gene encoding uncharacterized protein LOC134531760 isoform X7; the protein is MVFFYTGKNRCLSSKSGVFISTRRKKNKGESLQKWRSKEKFKLQERDSTETCFSGILRKSPEKYQQSTNFSEKTPEQQKVLAASCSTNKCQSEQQQVTPDGSNVDTEASFVISGRRITDIDYFFNRLKVLCNHGPLGCGIQNLVITNEARRGLNSIFSVKCNMCNFQDTLHTENPKSDSMDINTAAVTGSVCIGIGHRQLEELTAAMDIPTMSANTYAKYHDKVSDGWEKTAIKEMGIAVQREAQLAVERGDVDEDGFPVLTVIADGQWSKRSYKNSNYSSLSGVAAIIGFYTRKVLFISV